The Deltaproteobacteria bacterium DNA window AAAGACGAAGCGCAAGCTGCCAATTTAGAACTCCAGACTGTGAACGAAGAACTCCGTAATCGCCATAGTGAGCTAAGCCAAGTATGCGATGACCTGGCAAACACTTTGGCGAGTGGACAAGTCGCACTCATCGTTGTCGATGATCATCTAACTTGTAGGATGATCACTGCCGCCGCCGAACGACTCTTAGGAGTGCATGCGCGTCATCATAAGTATACGTTGGCGGAGGTGCTCGGCAAATTCCAACCCTTCGACGTGGAATATTTGGTACGCGAGGTTATTTCGACGCTAAGGCCCAGAGAACTCGATCTGCAAGATGGACAAGGGACTTGGTATGAGCTTAGGGTCAATCCTTATGTGACAGCCAGTAAACAGGTCACCGGTGCTGTTTTAGTTTTCGACAACATCGATGTCCAAAAGCGCCTGATCAATTCGCTTCAGGATGTCGAAGGCTTTAGTGCGGCGGTAACTGATATGTTGCCGATTGGGATAGTTCTGCTGGATGACAATTATCGACTACAAAATTGTAATACATATTTTCAACGTATCTTACAAATGACAGACAAAATTCTGCCGGAGCAAAATATTTTTGCCATTGCCGACGGAATTTTAGACTCAGAAGATATCCGCCGCTTCGTGAAGATTGACCTCATCAGTAAAGGTACTCTCGACCGCGTCAAAGTTATGCTCAAGGACGGCAGGCAGATACATATAAGTGGACGCTGTATGAAGCGGCATGGTGCAAGCACTCAGCTGACTGTGCTCACAATCGATGAGAGGGTGGATTAAAGTGGCACTGGCTTATCACCAGAACGGACTGGCTTTATCGCTGCAGAGTGTCGTCGAGTCGCATGCAGCGTTATTGATGCGACATAGCAATCTCGTGCCCAACCATGTGTTTGCAGCTACCTTAGACCATTTTGCGGGTATGAATCCCCGCTGCCAAAGATACGTGATCAATAAGATCCACCAGTTAAATACCCTGCTCCAAGATGCCGTAAACTCAGGCGTCAAACTGACGAGTGATAAGCGTCTTACGTGGTTTGCGATAGCGCGTCTCGGTATGGTGCCGTGCGCCGATGGCTTCGATCAAATCAAAGGTTCGGATTTTGTCGAGATTTATAATACGGACGGCATTCAAATTTTTCGTAATCTCGAGTTCTATAAACTGATCTCCTACAGTATTGCCGAGATCACGCTTTACCCTTGGTATAAGCTTTACGGACGCGATGAGGTGTTTTCCGGACAGATTCGAAGTGAGGCCTTTGTGAAAGCGTTCGATGGTCGCCGTGAGACTTTTCGTCCGGCTATAGATGACCACGAGTCCGTGGAGCTGATGAGTACTGATCAGAGGCAGTTTCATATAGCCCCGGGGGTGATTTCACCTCTCTTTAACAAAATGGGCAGACCTGTGGCTTTTTTGGCCACTAGTCAGCGGCAGCGAATCGTTGGTGGTCAGCTCTCATAGTTTTGATTCTCATGGATAAATTAGGCGCACAGTTTTAGGATTGGTAGTGACCAGCGGAGGTGCCCGTGGACTCCTTGTTACTACGTCGGCGTGTTGCAGCCAATATTCAGAGGTGTCGCCAAGAGCGCGGATACTCGCAAGAGGCGATGGCGCAGCGCATGGGTGTATCGCTGCGCTATGTTTCGATGCTGGAGCAGAATGCGCGCAATCTCAGTATCGTATCGCTAGCTAAGATCGCCGCGGTCCTGGATGTTGATGTCGCTGATTTAGTCTGCGATCGCAGCAACCTCGATCAGGCTAAGCGCTCGGCTGCAGAATTGGGGATCGAGCTCCTTAGGCAGCATCTGATCAATCAGTCCACTGTCGATTGACCGTTGTGCTCTGGCTCACATTTCATCTTTGAAAATATAGATCAAAAGGTCGAGGGCTGCCGTCTCCCAGTCGTCGCCGTAGGTGAGTGAAGCGCGGCATAGGGTCAGGCAGGCCCTGTCCCAGACCGGATCTGCAATAGGGTCCTTACCCTGAGCGCGGCGACTCTGGTCGTAGGTGTGACGGACTATGCGGACTGCCTGCCTAGCCCTCCGCCACTGCCGATGGCGCGCGCTTGCCGTCACCATGGCGCCATTGAGACTGTCGTTTAACTCCCTGGGCGTGGCACTTGTCGGTACCGTGTCGACCAGGTTGAAGACGTGATCGATATCGCGTGCGTGGTCGGTGAGGCCCACGACACATATGGGGAATAGCGTTGGCAAATGTGCGGCAAGAGAGTCGAAATGCCACCCCGGTGCCGCCGGGTGGCTAAAGTCAGCTACGAGCACCACACGGGTGTGGCTCTCGACCAGGCAGCAGAGTTGCGTAGGTCCTGGCTCCCGGTGGAAGATGGCCCTGTCTTCCGCCCTGAGGGCGTGTGATAGGTCGCTGATACTCGCAATATCTGCGTCTAAAACAATCGCAACCGGGTCCTCTCTAGATAACACAACTTCGCTACAAGCGGACTCAGACTTTTTCACAAAATCCTCATTGCGCCTTGCGCCGAACAGTTTGGGGGTAGGGGTAAGGGGAGTATGGCAGTTTCATTTTTTAATGAGAAGCATATTTATACACTTTTTGGTGCGTCTAACTGGGCGAGAATGCTTGTGTTGCTTAAGCACCATGGCTTTGGTGGCGGTTGCCATGCTTGATGGTTTTTGTCGGGTGTTTGTCGATAGTTTCTGATTTTGGCCCTGCACTCTCCCTCTCATCATTCCTTGCTTGCCTCGTTGCCTCGAGAGGTGTACGACAAAGTTTGTCACCAAATATTTGTCTGAGATTTTCATAATGGTTTTTGCAAGGCCCGGGAGACCCTCTGGTCAAGGGTTTGGTGGCGAGGAATTTTAAGGGTTATTTCATACTCTAGAAATAAGGCTGTCATCGTGGTGAAACAGAAGAATAGTCAGCATTTCGGTGCATTTTTAGGCCGCAAACGTAAAGAGGCGGGTCTCAGTCAGGAAGAGGCTGCAGCAGCTCTCGGCTACAGCGACCGTTTCTTTTTGTCACGTATTGAAAACAACCGTGTTTCGCTGCCTCTCGACAAGATCCCCGTCATCGCCGAGCTCTACGCGATCCCAGTGCGTGACCTTGCGGCTGCTGTTATCGAAGAGCAGACCCGGATCTTGCGTGGCCGCGTTGAGCGCATCATCGACAAGTCTGCCTCGGGCAAGGTGAAGCGCGGCAAACGTCGCACAGGCCGTGCTAGCTAGTAGGGACGTTGCTACTCGGGTTGCGGGCTAACCCAGCTGATCCGGATGACCCGGATGACCCAGATGACATTCCTTGGTATAGCTAAGTTATTAAGTGGACTGCTTTTTTTATTAAAATATTGAAATATTTTATAGAATATTTTAAAAACCAGAGTCCCTTTAACTTTCGATAGCTTGCCGAGGATCGTCTATGCCGGTCAAATCGTCGAGAAACCGACTGATCTCATCTACGCGTTTGCGGCTTACGGCTCTGGCCATTGCGGCTGCGAGTTGGGGGTGCTCCGATATTTCCGACCTACCTGAGTTACCCGAGCTACCCGCATGGGCGGGTGGCCCCAAGGCGGCGCCTGAAGCCACGCCACCTGCGGCAGATGCCGACAAGGGTAGTGATACCGACAAACCTGAGACCCCCAGTCAGCCGGTGACTGCGCAGGCGACGCCGAGCCAATTTCCTCTGGCTACCGTGATTGTCAGCAAAGGTGCGGTGGTCTCGCCCATCGATCAGAAGACTCTATCGCTCAGTTATGCCGTCACGGGTGGTCCTGTTTCGGTGACGATCAATGAATTTCGTTTTTTCTGCAAGCGCGAATACGAAAAGAGCTTTAGTAACTGTCCCGACGGATACAAGTACGATTTCGCCGACCTGAAAAGTGGCAGCTCCTACACTCTGACCGTGCAAGCAGTCAGCATCAGCACGGGTGCCGTCGCCAAGCCGGACTCCATCACGTTCCAAGTCAAATAACTAAACCAAAATTATTTTGCTAGAAGTGATTTCTAGGGGGATGATCTATGATCAGGAATATTTGTAATTCCTTTTTACTCGGTCTTTGCGGGATCTTCTTTATTTTTCCGGAATTAAGCGCGGCGCTAGTATCAAGCGATACAGATGTGGTTGCTGACATTCCGCTCACGGAATCCTACGAATTCATTCGTCTACTTCCTGGTGGTCGTTATGAGGCCGAGGTGGCTAGCGATAGCCGCGACGGCGTGCCATCTGTGGCGACTGCGGGACAGTGGGGCACCGCCGATGATCAAACTTTTACATTGGTAGACGAAGTCAGTGGACGCAGCGAAGTCCTAAAACGTCTGCCGTCGATAGATTTAAACCCAGTGATTGGGAAAACTCTGACGACAGATCGTGCTGAAGAGATATCCGATCAGGGCCCCCTCAGCTTTCGCAGTATAAAACTCAAAGCCGATGGCCGTTTTGTGGCCACTGATTTTCTTGATGGGCACAAGATCAGGGGTAAATACGAGCTTGGTCTCAAGGCGATTTATGATCGTCTTGAAGACGACGGTGAGCTTGAACATGTGTTGATGAATGCGATTGTCTTTCAATTTAGCGGCAAACATGTGGTGATGACACTGACTCTGAACGTTGATGGTCAGTTGACTTTAGAAGATCCTATGGCATATGGGAATTATCCTCAATATCACCAGTAAATAAACTTAGATAAGTTTACATATGGAAATAAGTGTTTTGACGGGTCAGTAGCACGATGCTAAGATGGGAGCTCATTTTTTAGATTTGCTGTTTCGTGCGTCAAATAGACCACGTAGGAATCATTTCATCAGGAAAGGAAGTCCCATGAAATTGAAGAACCTATTGGCCTTAGTGTTTGTATCTGGTGCCGCCCTCGTTGGTTGTGGCGCGCCGCATGATGCCGTCAGTGCAGTTAAAGCGGATGGCTGGTTTGGTATCGACCGGTTATCGCAGGCTGCAGTTGACGCGATTGCCCAAGCTTGTAGTGACCCGCGTGGTGCTGCAGAGACTGGTCTTAGTTACGAGGAATGTGTGCTGGTTATTGCTGGTTCTGCGGTGAGGGAGTCATCGTGGGATGTCAATAAATCCTGCGAGGCATGGGGTAATTCTTGGGATCCCGCCTGTGGACTGACGCAGTCGCGGCGTATGGACGCCGCGGCAGTCGGTCTTGATTGTAATCCCGCGGAACAGTCTGCTAACGGTTATAAATGTAACGCTCTCACTGGTCTTAGGAATCTCCGCTGCAAAGCTGACGGTGGATCTAGCTGTGACCGATGGGGTAGCGGTCGCACGCTTTATATTGGGATCAAGAAACATTTAGGATCTAATCAAGGCGTATTTGATAGCTATAGATACGATATGCAGACGGTTTATAGCCGTGACGATGTGAAGCAGAGGCTGGGACTCAGCTCAAACTTGCGTGGCTGGGATCATGTACTGCATGCCGCGCAGTGACTAGCGATTACCTGTAAGCGCTAGGAGATTTTGTTTGTTCGTAGCGACATCTTGTATCGCTTCTAGATTGAGCACTTGAGCCTCCGGTATTTCTGGCTTTAGCACCTCTGTTACGAGGATGGAGACAGCATCGTGCTGTCTCTGCAGTAT harbors:
- a CDS encoding helix-turn-helix transcriptional regulator, with amino-acid sequence MPVDSLLLRRRVAANIQRCRQERGYSQEAMAQRMGVSLRYVSMLEQNARNLSIVSLAKIAAVLDVDVADLVCDRSNLDQAKRSAAELGIELLRQHLINQSTVD
- a CDS encoding helix-turn-helix domain-containing protein, whose protein sequence is MLRVISYSRNKAVIVVKQKNSQHFGAFLGRKRKEAGLSQEEAAAALGYSDRFFLSRIENNRVSLPLDKIPVIAELYAIPVRDLAAAVIEEQTRILRGRVERIIDKSASGKVKRGKRRTGRAS